Proteins from one Candidatus Desulfovibrio trichonymphae genomic window:
- a CDS encoding succinate dehydrogenase/fumarate reductase iron-sulfur subunit, with the protein MADAKKMLLKILRYEPEHDSTPHFVPYGVPWDDQTSFLDALQYLKDNVCSDLSFRSSCRMAICGSCGVMINGVPKLACKTFLRHYPDGATVEPLANFPVERDLVVDLTHFLEYIQALKPYIIGNSRQPKDGPNMQTPEEMSRYHQFALCINCGLCYAACPQFGLNPAFYGPGAITLGHRYNLDSRDRGQADRMRDINSENGVWACTLVGYCSEVCPKHVDPAAALQQCKVAGALNFVSSVLHCKKNKEAFHVD; encoded by the coding sequence ATGGCTGATGCGAAAAAAATGCTGCTCAAGATTCTGCGTTACGAGCCGGAACACGACAGCACGCCTCATTTTGTTCCCTATGGAGTGCCATGGGATGATCAAACGTCGTTTCTGGACGCTCTGCAATATCTCAAGGATAACGTCTGCTCTGATTTGTCTTTTCGCAGTTCCTGCCGCATGGCCATATGCGGCTCATGCGGCGTGATGATCAACGGCGTGCCCAAACTGGCCTGCAAGACTTTCTTGAGACACTACCCCGACGGCGCAACTGTCGAACCTTTGGCCAACTTTCCTGTGGAACGTGACCTGGTTGTTGATCTCACGCATTTTCTGGAATATATACAAGCGCTCAAACCGTATATCATCGGCAACAGCCGTCAGCCGAAAGACGGCCCCAATATGCAGACTCCGGAAGAAATGTCCCGCTATCATCAGTTTGCCCTGTGCATCAATTGCGGGCTGTGCTATGCCGCCTGCCCGCAATTCGGGCTTAACCCCGCTTTCTACGGGCCGGGCGCCATTACGCTCGGACACCGTTACAATCTTGACAGCCGGGACCGCGGACAAGCCGACCGTATGCGGGATATAAACAGCGAAAATGGGGTCTGGGCCTGCACGCTTGTGGGCTATTGTTCCGAGGTCTGCCCCAAGCATGTCGATCCGGCGGCGGCACTCCAGCAATGCAAGGTTGCGGGCGCTCTGAATTTTGTGAGTTCTGTCCTCCACTGCAAGAAAAACAAGGAGGCATTTCATGTCGACTAA
- the frdA gene encoding fumarate reductase (quinol) flavoprotein subunit produces MQTITVDIAIVGAGGAGIRAAIEAAKNNPDFTVALISKVYPMRSHTVAAEGGSAAVRQETDSLELHFNDTVSGGDWLCDQDVVEYFVQQCPHEMIQLEQWGCPWSRKPDGSINVRNFGGMKVARTWFAADKTGFHILHTLFQTSLKYPQIRRLDEHFVLDILVDDGRVAGVVVLNMLEGELVQVRAGAVVFATGGAGRVYRYNTNASVVTGEGMGIAYRHGVALRDMEFVQYHPTGLPGSGILITEASRGEGGVLLNKDGYRYLQDYGLGPETPLGQPKPKFMELGPRDKVSQAFWHEWRAGRMVHSPQGDYSLLDIRHLGREKILERLPMIRELAIEYMGIDPIDAPIPVRPTAHYTMGGIATNQQCESSIKGLFAAGECSSVGMHGANRLGSNSLAEILVFGALAGQGAVMRSREGVKSNAAALDAQAKDVEKSFAGLLRQKGKEKWSVIRDEMGLAMEDGCGIYRSEELMQKTINKLAELQDRIKKVGIVDSSAVFNTDVLNLIEIGYGLDVAEGMAHSAMQRKESRGAHQRLDESCKTRDDKNFLKHSLAYYKKGSAPRIEYGPVNITKLPPAKRVYGAEGASQDKQNKEKGNG; encoded by the coding sequence GTGCAAACCATTACTGTCGATATAGCTATTGTGGGCGCCGGCGGCGCCGGCATTCGTGCCGCCATTGAGGCGGCAAAGAATAATCCCGACTTCACTGTTGCGCTGATTTCAAAAGTCTATCCAATGCGCAGTCATACAGTGGCGGCGGAAGGAGGTTCAGCGGCCGTCAGGCAGGAGACCGATTCCCTGGAACTGCATTTCAATGACACGGTTTCAGGCGGCGACTGGCTTTGTGATCAGGATGTGGTGGAATACTTTGTCCAGCAGTGTCCGCACGAGATGATTCAACTGGAGCAGTGGGGATGCCCCTGGAGCCGCAAACCGGACGGCAGTATCAACGTGCGCAATTTCGGCGGCATGAAAGTGGCCCGCACTTGGTTCGCGGCGGACAAAACCGGTTTTCACATTCTGCACACCCTGTTTCAGACTTCCCTGAAATATCCGCAGATACGCCGTCTGGACGAGCACTTTGTGCTGGATATTCTGGTGGACGACGGCCGCGTCGCCGGCGTTGTCGTGCTCAATATGCTTGAAGGGGAACTTGTGCAGGTGCGCGCCGGCGCTGTGGTGTTCGCCACCGGCGGGGCGGGGCGGGTCTACAGATACAACACAAACGCAAGTGTCGTCACCGGCGAGGGCATGGGCATTGCCTATCGCCACGGCGTCGCCCTGCGCGATATGGAATTTGTGCAGTACCACCCCACGGGGCTGCCCGGTTCCGGCATTCTGATTACCGAGGCAAGCCGCGGTGAAGGCGGCGTGCTGCTGAACAAGGACGGATACCGCTATTTGCAGGATTACGGCCTTGGGCCGGAAACGCCGCTCGGGCAGCCGAAACCCAAGTTCATGGAACTCGGCCCCCGCGATAAGGTCTCCCAGGCATTCTGGCATGAATGGCGCGCCGGCCGTATGGTGCATTCCCCGCAGGGCGATTACTCCCTGTTGGACATCCGCCATCTGGGCAGAGAAAAAATTCTGGAACGCCTGCCCATGATTCGTGAACTGGCTATTGAATATATGGGCATTGACCCCATTGACGCCCCCATCCCAGTGCGTCCGACGGCACACTACACTATGGGCGGCATAGCGACCAACCAACAATGTGAATCTTCTATCAAGGGATTGTTCGCCGCGGGCGAATGCTCTTCGGTGGGCATGCACGGCGCCAATCGCCTCGGTTCCAATTCGCTGGCAGAGATACTGGTTTTCGGCGCGCTTGCAGGGCAGGGCGCCGTAATGCGTTCCAGAGAAGGCGTGAAAAGCAATGCCGCCGCTTTGGACGCACAGGCAAAGGATGTGGAGAAGAGCTTCGCTGGCCTGCTGCGGCAGAAAGGCAAGGAAAAATGGTCCGTTATCCGCGACGAAATGGGTCTTGCCATGGAAGACGGCTGTGGCATTTACCGCTCTGAAGAACTTATGCAAAAAACCATCAACAAGCTCGCTGAGTTGCAGGACCGCATCAAAAAAGTGGGCATTGTTGATTCGAGCGCCGTGTTCAACACGGACGTGCTGAATCTGATTGAAATAGGTTACGGTCTGGATGTGGCCGAGGGCATGGCCCATTCCGCCATGCAGCGCAAGGAATCGCGCGGCGCTCACCAGCGTCTGGACGAAAGCTGCAAGACGCGCGACGACAAAAATTTCCTCAAACATTCGCTCGCTTATTATAAAAAGGGTTCTGCGCCGCGCATTGAATACGGCCCTGTCAACATCACCAAGCTGCCGCCGGCCAAGCGCGTGTATGGCGCGGAAGGCGCTTCTCAGGACAAGCAAAACAAGGAGAAGGGCAATGGCTGA
- a CDS encoding nickel-dependent lactate racemase family protein has product MQYELAYGTSRLSFTLPDNIKPAIIKPCSKKGLADPLGETRRVLRKPVGTRALLDMLRAKKPQTVIVVVNDITRPTPYDVLFPPLLEIFAEASIKDEQVTLLIATGIHAPHTDAQNLEVYGEEITRRFKIINHNAFDEANLVKLSVFKSGYEFIVNRMAVEADFLITLGVVMPHYFAGYSGGRKSILPGLAAKGTVEKNHARMVEIMDALPPIDKNPVSNEMIEAAQQVGVDFILNVVTNEAKEVVFVAAGEVHAAWRKAVDVSASMYEAPFDRQVDIAVTCAGGRPRDINVYQAQKALDHADRITRSDGAIILAAECPDGFGEDVFEEWIRRRWEPAKVMRAIKADFVLGGHKAYGFAKVANEKEVYLVSSLTADESSFIWTKKIANVQAAVDAVIAKYGTDASWAYLPDGSLALPVDGEANKKEDIIGPNPFVSV; this is encoded by the coding sequence ATGCAATACGAACTGGCTTACGGCACATCCAGATTGTCTTTCACCCTGCCCGACAATATCAAACCGGCAATCATCAAGCCCTGCAGCAAAAAAGGGCTGGCAGACCCTCTCGGCGAAACTCGGCGCGTGTTGAGGAAGCCTGTCGGTACGCGCGCCCTGCTGGACATGTTGCGCGCAAAAAAACCTCAAACCGTGATTGTTGTAGTGAACGACATCACCCGCCCCACGCCGTATGATGTTCTTTTTCCGCCTTTGCTGGAGATTTTCGCCGAGGCCAGCATCAAGGATGAGCAGGTTACATTGCTCATCGCCACCGGTATCCACGCGCCGCATACCGACGCACAGAACCTTGAGGTCTATGGCGAGGAAATCACGCGCCGTTTTAAAATAATCAATCATAACGCTTTCGACGAAGCCAACCTTGTCAAACTGAGCGTTTTTAAATCAGGCTATGAGTTCATTGTGAACCGCATGGCTGTTGAGGCCGATTTTCTCATCACCTTGGGCGTGGTCATGCCCCACTATTTTGCAGGATATTCCGGCGGCCGCAAATCCATTCTGCCGGGGCTCGCCGCCAAGGGCACGGTGGAAAAAAACCATGCGCGCATGGTGGAAATCATGGATGCCTTGCCCCCCATAGACAAAAACCCGGTGAGCAACGAGATGATTGAGGCGGCCCAACAGGTGGGGGTAGATTTTATCCTGAACGTGGTCACGAACGAAGCAAAGGAAGTCGTCTTTGTCGCGGCGGGCGAGGTGCATGCGGCATGGCGCAAGGCTGTTGACGTTTCCGCTTCCATGTATGAAGCTCCTTTTGACAGGCAGGTGGATATAGCCGTCACCTGTGCCGGCGGGCGCCCGCGCGACATCAACGTGTATCAGGCCCAGAAGGCGCTGGACCACGCCGACCGTATCACCCGCTCAGACGGGGCCATTATCCTCGCAGCTGAATGCCCGGACGGCTTTGGAGAAGACGTTTTTGAAGAATGGATTCGCCGTCGCTGGGAACCGGCGAAAGTCATGCGGGCAATCAAGGCCGACTTTGTGCTGGGCGGGCACAAGGCTTATGGCTTTGCCAAGGTTGCCAATGAAAAGGAAGTGTATCTGGTGTCTTCGCTGACTGCGGATGAAAGCTCGTTTATATGGACAAAAAAAATCGCTAACGTGCAGGCGGCAGTGGATGCCGTTATTGCAAAGTATGGTACGGACGCGTCGTGGGCCTATCTGCCTGACGGTTCGCTGGCCCTGCCGGTGGACGGTGAAGCAAATAAGAAGGAGGACATTATTGGCCCAAACCCTTTTGTTTCAGTCTGA
- a CDS encoding anion permease: MNNKMKAILPIAVTVIIWLLPVPDGLTANAMRYLGIFLGVILALILEPLPNSAVGLIGCTLAGALRLVPGPNGKVATLGQSLGFTLSGFVDSTVWLIFVAYMFAMGYEKTGLGKRIALLLMKKLGGKALGLGFATALADLVLAPFIPSNTARSAGSVYPVVKNIPPMYGSFPENEPRKIGAYLMWICIATTSVTSSMFFTGLAPNLLALSLIGKTPGVDAAAVSITWMDWFWCMLPAGVILFILVPLLTYVIYPPTQKTFAETPKWAGGELEKIGPITRQEIMMAIMAFIALVLWIFGSKLLNATMVALVVLCLMVIFDVINWNDVISNKSAWNTLTWFATLVAMASGLEKVGFLKWLGAIFAHYLAGSSPFVVLFGLMALFYFSHYFFASLTAHTTALMPVLLATGAAVPGVDIRLLGMMLAGCLGIMGILTPYGTGPSPVYYNTGYIEKKTFWIFGSVYGFIFFAVYAVFAMFWFPKIL; the protein is encoded by the coding sequence ATGAACAACAAAATGAAAGCTATTCTGCCTATTGCTGTCACGGTGATTATATGGCTGTTGCCGGTGCCGGACGGCCTCACGGCAAACGCCATGCGCTATCTGGGCATATTTCTGGGCGTGATTCTCGCCTTGATTCTGGAACCATTGCCGAACTCGGCCGTCGGCCTCATCGGCTGTACCTTGGCCGGCGCCTTGCGTCTTGTCCCCGGGCCGAACGGCAAAGTGGCCACGCTCGGCCAATCCTTGGGCTTCACGCTGTCTGGTTTTGTCGACAGCACAGTGTGGCTCATTTTCGTTGCCTACATGTTCGCCATGGGCTATGAAAAAACAGGTCTCGGCAAACGCATTGCCCTGCTTCTCATGAAAAAGCTCGGCGGCAAGGCCCTCGGGCTGGGCTTCGCCACAGCCCTCGCGGATTTGGTTCTGGCGCCTTTTATCCCCTCCAACACCGCGCGCAGCGCCGGCTCCGTCTATCCTGTTGTCAAAAACATTCCGCCCATGTACGGCTCCTTTCCGGAAAACGAACCGCGCAAAATCGGCGCCTATCTCATGTGGATTTGTATTGCCACTACTTCCGTCACATCTTCCATGTTTTTCACAGGGCTCGCCCCGAACCTGCTGGCCCTGTCGCTTATCGGCAAGACGCCGGGCGTGGACGCCGCCGCCGTGTCCATAACCTGGATGGACTGGTTCTGGTGCATGCTGCCCGCGGGCGTTATCCTGTTCATACTGGTTCCGCTTCTCACCTATGTTATTTATCCGCCGACCCAAAAGACCTTTGCCGAAACTCCCAAATGGGCCGGCGGCGAACTGGAAAAGATCGGCCCTATCACGCGGCAGGAAATTATGATGGCCATAATGGCCTTCATTGCGCTGGTGCTGTGGATTTTCGGAAGCAAGCTTCTCAACGCCACTATGGTGGCCTTGGTGGTGCTCTGCCTGATGGTTATTTTCGACGTCATCAACTGGAACGATGTTATTTCCAACAAAAGCGCCTGGAACACCCTCACCTGGTTTGCCACACTGGTGGCCATGGCATCCGGTCTCGAAAAAGTCGGCTTCCTCAAGTGGCTGGGAGCGATCTTCGCGCACTATCTTGCCGGATCGAGTCCCTTTGTCGTTCTTTTTGGACTTATGGCGCTCTTTTACTTCTCCCACTATTTCTTTGCCAGCCTCACGGCACACACAACAGCGCTTATGCCCGTGCTGCTGGCCACCGGCGCTGCCGTGCCTGGCGTGGACATCCGCCTTCTGGGCATGATGCTTGCCGGATGCCTCGGCATTATGGGAATACTCACGCCTTACGGCACCGGCCCGAGCCCGGTGTATTACAACACCGGCTACATTGAGAAAAAAACCTTCTGGATTTTCGGCTCTGTCTACGGCTTCATCTTTTTTGCCGTGTACGCCGTGTTTGCCATGTTCTGGTTCCCGAAAATATTGTAA
- a CDS encoding Fe-S-containing hydro-lyase: MSQPKRITAPFDDATARSLRAGDSVLVTGTIIAARDAAHKRLVETLQRGEKLPVDLKGAVVYYVGPTPAKPGHPIGSAGPTTSGRMDAYTPTLMGQGLKGMIGKGYRKPEVVEAMKKYGVPYLAAVGGVGALIARSIKKYTVLAYEELGPEAVAAMEVVDFPAIVVIDSEGNNYYTQGQAPYQEI, translated from the coding sequence ATGTCACAACCAAAACGAATCACCGCTCCTTTCGACGACGCCACCGCCCGTTCCCTGCGCGCTGGCGACAGCGTGCTTGTGACCGGCACCATTATTGCCGCCCGAGACGCCGCACACAAACGACTTGTTGAAACTCTGCAGCGCGGCGAAAAGCTGCCGGTGGATCTAAAAGGCGCCGTTGTCTACTATGTCGGCCCCACGCCCGCCAAACCGGGGCACCCCATCGGATCCGCCGGGCCGACGACATCGGGACGCATGGACGCCTACACCCCAACTCTTATGGGGCAGGGGCTCAAGGGCATGATAGGCAAAGGATATCGCAAGCCGGAAGTCGTTGAAGCCATGAAAAAATACGGTGTACCCTATCTTGCCGCCGTGGGCGGCGTTGGAGCGCTCATTGCCCGATCCATCAAAAAATATACCGTGCTCGCATATGAAGAACTGGGACCTGAAGCTGTCGCGGCAATGGAAGTTGTTGATTTTCCAGCTATTGTTGTCATTGATTCCGAAGGGAATAATTATTATACGCAGGGGCAGGCTCCGTATCAGGAGATCTAG
- a CDS encoding fumarate hydratase: MREITSKAITKAVAELAIKANCILPDDVYGSFKKALDTEPSPVGRDVLGQLVENADIAHKETMPICQDTGLAVVFVELGQEVHISGGAFEAAIHEGVRRGYVDGYLRKSAVAEPLFERKNTKDNTPAIIHIRIVPGDALRLRLAPKGAGSENKGVLKMLVPADGIEGMKKVVIEAVKAAGPNSCPPMVVGVGIGGNMEIACLCAKRACARDIKSKNSDPRYAALEEELLGLVNKTGIGPAGLGGKTTAIKVNVEWYPTHIACLPVAVNINCNAARHAEVIL; encoded by the coding sequence ATGCGGGAGATAACGTCCAAGGCCATTACAAAAGCGGTTGCCGAACTGGCAATCAAGGCAAACTGTATTTTACCTGATGATGTTTACGGCAGTTTTAAAAAAGCGCTGGATACCGAACCCTCTCCGGTGGGGAGAGATGTGCTCGGCCAGCTTGTGGAAAACGCCGATATCGCGCACAAAGAAACCATGCCTATCTGCCAGGATACCGGCCTTGCCGTTGTCTTTGTCGAACTCGGGCAAGAGGTGCACATCAGCGGCGGCGCCTTTGAAGCGGCAATCCATGAAGGCGTGCGCCGGGGCTATGTTGACGGATACTTGCGTAAATCCGCCGTTGCCGAGCCTCTTTTTGAACGCAAAAACACCAAAGACAACACCCCTGCTATTATCCACATCCGTATTGTGCCGGGCGACGCCCTGCGTCTGCGTCTCGCCCCCAAGGGGGCAGGCTCGGAAAACAAGGGCGTGCTGAAAATGCTTGTCCCCGCGGACGGCATTGAGGGGATGAAGAAAGTTGTTATCGAGGCCGTCAAGGCGGCAGGGCCAAACTCCTGCCCCCCCATGGTCGTCGGCGTCGGCATAGGCGGCAACATGGAAATAGCCTGCCTTTGTGCCAAACGGGCCTGTGCGCGGGACATCAAATCAAAAAATTCTGATCCCCGCTATGCGGCCCTCGAAGAAGAACTGCTCGGTCTTGTCAACAAAACAGGAATAGGCCCAGCGGGCCTTGGCGGCAAAACAACGGCCATCAAGGTCAATGTGGAATGGTATCCTACCCACATCGCCTGCCTGCCTGTCGCCGTCAACATCAACTGCAATGCCGCCCGTCATGCGGAAGTCATTTTGTAA